A section of the Quatrionicoccus australiensis genome encodes:
- a CDS encoding type II secretion system F family protein, which translates to MTQLNVLLGLAVLCMLGAAVLLLQGGKGEQRHVRGLLRLNSALARLESAHDFVPPPVNSSWLPPLLGNYLLRSGFDVNQRFFILLALPGLVLLVLGLLLLGWGRGLLFFVVAYPLFVVLFFNWRSERFREQVVAQLPGFLDAISRILSVGCSLELAFRNAGEECQEPLRGIVSQVLLRTQAGLALEDAMSQVAESYAIRELNFMASVFYLGVRYGGNAQAILERITLTMRERLRSRKELLAMTAETRASAWILSALPVVVGLLTLSSNPEYLISMWHDDTGRQLLLVAAGLQVSGMFLLFRMARLK; encoded by the coding sequence GTGACTCAACTGAACGTCCTGCTCGGGCTGGCTGTGCTCTGCATGCTCGGTGCGGCAGTACTGCTGCTGCAGGGGGGCAAGGGCGAGCAGCGTCATGTCCGGGGTCTGTTGCGTCTCAACTCGGCGCTGGCCCGGCTCGAATCGGCACACGACTTTGTGCCGCCTCCTGTCAATAGCAGTTGGTTGCCGCCATTGCTTGGTAATTATCTGCTGCGTAGCGGTTTTGACGTAAATCAGCGCTTCTTTATCCTGCTTGCCTTGCCCGGTCTGGTGCTGCTTGTCCTTGGCTTGTTACTGCTTGGTTGGGGACGTGGTTTGCTGTTTTTTGTTGTCGCTTATCCGCTGTTCGTTGTTCTTTTTTTCAATTGGCGCAGCGAACGCTTTCGTGAGCAGGTGGTGGCCCAGTTGCCCGGTTTTCTCGATGCGATTTCCCGGATATTGAGTGTCGGTTGCAGCTTGGAGCTCGCTTTTCGCAACGCCGGCGAGGAGTGCCAGGAGCCCTTGCGGGGCATTGTTTCCCAGGTGCTGTTGCGGACCCAGGCCGGGCTGGCCCTCGAAGATGCGATGAGTCAGGTGGCGGAGAGTTACGCCATCCGTGAGCTGAACTTCATGGCCTCGGTCTTTTATCTTGGTGTGCGCTATGGCGGTAATGCCCAAGCCATTCTGGAGCGTATTACGCTGACTATGCGCGAGCGCCTGCGCAGCCGCAAGGAGTTGCTGGCAATGACCGCGGAAACCCGGGCCAGTGCATGGATTCTCAGCGCCTTGCCGGTGGTCGTTGGTTTGTTGACCTTGTCGTCGAATCCGGAGTACCTGATCAGCATGTGGCATGACGATACCGGGCGACAGTTGTTGCTGGTTGCTGCCGGTTTGCAGGTGAGTGGCATGTTTTTGCTCTTTCGTATGGCACGCCTGAAATGA
- a CDS encoding type II secretion system F family protein, which yields MHLIPWLVAASVALAVCGVGGIAYGYFLRAQREIRRQRQMSRLEQMLGALPGEFEREVEEVSLFERIALFISGRGEGAGGAEQSSEERTLLIRAGFRSMRMLLLFQTLRLALPLAGAILAVGYVLLAGNEDGWLKLVAACIILYLAPKYVLAFLARRRSQQLADELPVFVDFLRMMHSVGINFEQSILLFAEDGRLGLPVLASEFRAVNLAIRSGRSRSDALQQMARQFDVDELGELVALICQTDRYGAGVQEPLRQFSQRLTEKKRFEMQEFVGKMATKMVVVMVIFLLPALIIITAGPGFLSLFKALGNLT from the coding sequence ATGCATCTGATTCCCTGGTTGGTCGCGGCAAGCGTTGCCTTGGCTGTGTGTGGGGTCGGTGGCATTGCCTACGGCTATTTCTTGCGTGCCCAGCGCGAAATCCGACGCCAACGCCAGATGAGTCGTCTCGAGCAGATGCTTGGTGCTCTCCCTGGCGAATTCGAGCGAGAGGTGGAAGAGGTGTCTCTGTTCGAACGGATCGCATTGTTCATTTCTGGTCGTGGAGAGGGGGCCGGCGGGGCCGAGCAGAGCTCGGAGGAGCGTACCCTGCTGATCCGGGCGGGGTTCCGCAGCATGCGAATGCTGCTTCTCTTTCAGACGTTGCGACTGGCTTTGCCGCTGGCCGGTGCCATCCTGGCTGTCGGTTACGTGCTGCTCGCCGGCAATGAGGATGGCTGGTTGAAACTGGTGGCGGCCTGCATCATCCTCTATCTGGCACCCAAGTATGTGTTGGCTTTTCTTGCCCGTCGGCGCAGCCAGCAACTGGCAGACGAGCTGCCTGTATTCGTCGATTTTTTGCGCATGATGCACAGCGTGGGGATCAATTTTGAACAGTCCATCCTGCTCTTTGCCGAAGATGGCCGCCTTGGCCTGCCGGTGCTGGCCAGCGAGTTCCGGGCGGTCAACCTGGCTATCCGCAGCGGCCGTTCGCGTAGTGATGCCCTGCAGCAGATGGCGCGCCAGTTCGATGTCGATGAACTCGGCGAACTGGTTGCCCTGATCTGCCAGACCGATCGCTATGGGGCTGGCGTACAGGAGCCATTGCGTCAGTTCTCGCAGCGCCTGACGGAGAAAAAGCGTTTCGAGATGCAGGAATTCGTCGGCAAGATGGCTACCAAGATGGTGGTCGTCATGGTCATTTTCCTGCTGCCTGCCCTGATCATCATTACAGCTGGTCCCGGCTTTCTTTCGCTGTTCAAGGCCTTGGGCAATCTGACATGA
- a CDS encoding tetratricopeptide repeat protein, translating into MKTATPFLLHFFLLLGLCTASSTLLAEIPTRQIAAEGGARQGENENDPEFYLQLIGNMQEKKLYFASIAHLDAFDLRWPGDARAALLRGDALREVGYLDRARAIYQNMLKTAPSAGANHGLGIIASRQGDTASALVALAKANQLAPTNGAILNDLGYAQLLAGQLDDARLSLHKASELDPKSARIGANLALLYGVIGQPEKAQSIMNWYQFPEAQRQEISRKAGEFAYGREKKVLDSVKLPDSGQKIDRVEGAAASLRE; encoded by the coding sequence ATGAAAACTGCCACACCGTTCCTGTTGCATTTCTTTCTGCTGCTTGGCCTGTGCACAGCAAGCTCTACTCTGCTGGCCGAGATCCCGACCCGTCAGATCGCAGCCGAGGGGGGGGCGCGGCAAGGGGAAAACGAGAACGATCCCGAGTTTTATCTGCAATTGATCGGCAACATGCAGGAAAAGAAGCTCTATTTTGCCTCCATCGCCCATCTCGACGCCTTCGACCTGCGCTGGCCTGGCGATGCTCGGGCTGCCTTGTTGCGGGGTGATGCCCTGCGCGAGGTCGGCTATCTTGATCGTGCCCGGGCGATTTACCAAAACATGCTGAAAACGGCACCGTCAGCCGGTGCCAATCACGGGCTGGGTATCATTGCCAGCCGTCAGGGCGATACGGCTTCAGCCTTGGTTGCTTTGGCAAAAGCGAATCAGTTGGCTCCAACCAATGGTGCCATTCTGAATGATCTGGGGTATGCGCAGTTGCTTGCCGGGCAACTCGATGATGCGCGCCTTAGCCTCCACAAGGCGAGTGAGCTGGATCCGAAAAGTGCTCGGATCGGGGCTAATTTGGCATTGCTCTATGGCGTGATCGGGCAGCCCGAAAAGGCGCAGAGCATCATGAACTGGTATCAGTTTCCAGAGGCGCAACGCCAGGAAATTTCCCGCAAAGCTGGTGAATTTGCCTATGGGCGCGAGAAAAAAGTGCTGGATTCAGTCAAGTTGCCGGATAGTGGGCAAAAAATTGATAGAGTTGAGGGTGCCGCCGCGAGTCTGCGGGAATGA